The following are from one region of the Phormidium sp. PBR-2020 genome:
- a CDS encoding response regulator, whose translation MFLQRLLQDLSNRLPLRTVLIVPFALQIFAAVGLTGYLSFRNGQQAVDELAQQLQGEISHRIEERLDSYLAQAHLINQMNTKAVQLETLDVTNLEQLDRHFAQQIRLFEAISYIYFANPQGEFSGAEQVPGKLPRIGQAGRRGPDDDNFYTYATDATGRPTQQLSAVPNYDALTRPWYVGAVRGRSPGWGEVYVWSAPYTNLALPAAQPVYDDQGQLLGVFAVDLSLLDISTFLGSLQVGKTGKTFIVDRQGQLIATSASEPPFSQDEDTPDLLYASESQSPLIRETASYLFSRLGGFSRLETSQQDRFDLEGETQLVQVRPFEDDLGLNWSIVVVIPERDFMERIHANTRNTLLLCGLALVVSTAIGVVTARWVVLPLRQLKESAQALSDGQWQHELPLKRQDEIGDLARSFQCMAGQLQQYFCDLQAKNEQMQRLDKLKDEFLANTSHELRTPLNGTIGIAESLIDEVAGPINPQQRYNLNLIVQSCYRLNTLVNDILDFSKLRYKQITLQPKLVGIREAVDSVLNLCQSLVYRKNVQLINAISPQLPLAYADENRLQQILYNLVGNGIKFTEEGFVGISAVYSRQRDPQTSSVEEPLGLSLTAQPDSETRDEEGEVSQGYLLITVSDTGIGIPPEKHESIFASFEQGDGSTAREYGGTGLGLAVTKQLVELHGGTLTLQSIVGKGSQFTFSLPVVSQEQQESDPVATSAQPAFLEDVSSEDDWGSKLPSQVDPVQTSIAPDSQNNGRQEGLIPLSETRPSTSQQTQPVLMDEESEKLFSILIVDDEAINLQVLVNHLSLENYHVTQASNGPEALDLIENGFKPNLVLLDVMMPKMTGYEVTQKIRKIYPAHELPILLLTAKNRPEDVVAGLQEGANDYLTKPVSKRELLARIQTHLDLSNLSLAYAKFVPKQFLQFLDKSSILDVELGDTVEREMSIMFSDIRDFTKLSEAMKPEDNFKFINGYLSRMEPAILDNNGFIDKYIGDAIMALFGGTADDAVRAAIAMLENLEDYNRTRQRPGRRPIRIGIGINTGTLMLGTVGGKQHMNSTAISDAVNIASRVEGLTKVYGVSLLISEETFFNLNNSSDYHIRLIDRVLVRGKTQPTSIFEVFDADVESVRIGKAITRTNFELGLAYLQSDKIQEAEDLFIDCLTQNPTDQAAKIYLERCQQAKSPS comes from the coding sequence ATGTTCCTCCAACGCTTGCTACAGGATTTGTCAAACCGATTACCCCTACGTACCGTTCTGATTGTTCCCTTCGCCTTGCAGATCTTTGCAGCGGTTGGACTGACAGGATATCTCTCCTTCCGCAATGGACAGCAAGCGGTAGATGAACTGGCGCAGCAGCTACAGGGGGAAATCAGCCATCGTATTGAGGAACGGCTCGATAGCTATCTGGCTCAGGCTCATTTGATTAATCAGATGAATACCAAGGCGGTTCAGCTTGAGACTCTCGATGTAACCAATCTTGAGCAACTCGATCGCCATTTTGCTCAACAGATTCGTCTGTTCGAGGCCATCAGCTATATTTATTTTGCCAATCCCCAGGGGGAGTTTAGCGGCGCGGAGCAGGTTCCTGGGAAGTTACCCCGCATTGGACAAGCGGGACGTCGCGGCCCCGATGATGATAATTTTTATACCTATGCCACCGATGCCACAGGACGGCCGACGCAGCAACTGTCGGCTGTCCCCAATTATGATGCTCTGACTCGACCTTGGTATGTGGGGGCCGTTCGGGGGCGATCACCCGGTTGGGGAGAGGTTTACGTCTGGTCGGCCCCTTATACCAACCTAGCACTCCCAGCGGCACAGCCGGTTTACGATGACCAAGGGCAGTTACTCGGAGTCTTTGCCGTTGATTTGTCCCTGTTGGATATTAGTACCTTCTTGGGGAGTTTGCAGGTCGGCAAAACGGGAAAAACTTTTATTGTTGACCGCCAGGGACAACTCATCGCCACGTCGGCCTCAGAACCTCCCTTTTCCCAAGATGAGGATACCCCCGATCTCCTCTACGCCAGTGAAAGCCAAAGTCCCCTAATTCGAGAGACGGCCAGTTACTTATTCAGCCGCTTGGGAGGCTTTTCCCGCTTAGAGACCTCCCAACAAGACCGCTTCGACCTTGAAGGCGAGACGCAGTTGGTTCAGGTGCGACCCTTTGAGGATGATTTGGGACTCAATTGGTCGATTGTGGTGGTCATTCCTGAACGGGATTTTATGGAACGCATCCATGCTAATACCCGCAACACCCTGTTGTTATGCGGCTTGGCTTTGGTGGTCTCCACGGCGATCGGGGTCGTAACGGCCCGTTGGGTGGTCTTACCGTTGCGACAACTCAAAGAGTCAGCCCAGGCTCTCTCCGATGGACAATGGCAGCATGAATTGCCCCTCAAACGTCAAGATGAAATTGGCGATTTAGCCCGCTCATTTCAATGCATGGCGGGTCAGCTTCAGCAGTATTTTTGCGATTTACAAGCCAAAAATGAACAAATGCAACGGCTCGATAAACTCAAAGATGAGTTTTTAGCCAATACCTCTCATGAACTGCGCACTCCCCTCAATGGAACCATTGGTATTGCTGAATCTCTAATCGATGAAGTAGCCGGACCCATCAATCCCCAACAACGGTATAACCTAAACTTGATTGTCCAAAGTTGTTACCGTCTCAACACCCTAGTTAATGATATTCTCGATTTTTCCAAGCTTCGCTATAAGCAAATTACTTTACAACCAAAACTAGTCGGCATCCGGGAAGCGGTGGACTCCGTCTTGAATCTTTGTCAAAGTCTTGTCTATCGCAAGAATGTGCAACTGATTAATGCAATTTCTCCTCAACTTCCCCTGGCCTATGCCGACGAAAATCGCCTGCAACAAATTCTCTATAATTTAGTGGGCAACGGCATCAAATTCACAGAAGAAGGTTTTGTGGGGATCTCGGCGGTCTATTCCCGCCAGCGAGATCCCCAAACCTCCTCAGTTGAGGAACCACTTGGTTTGAGTTTAACGGCTCAGCCGGACTCCGAGACGAGGGATGAGGAGGGAGAGGTTTCGCAAGGATATTTACTCATTACCGTCTCAGATACCGGGATTGGCATTCCCCCGGAAAAACATGAGTCAATTTTCGCCTCGTTTGAACAGGGGGATGGCTCTACGGCCCGTGAATATGGTGGCACTGGATTAGGATTAGCCGTCACGAAACAGTTAGTTGAGTTACATGGTGGAACCCTAACCCTACAGTCAATTGTTGGCAAAGGCTCCCAATTTACCTTTAGTTTGCCTGTGGTCTCCCAAGAGCAGCAAGAGAGTGATCCGGTCGCCACAAGTGCGCAGCCTGCGTTTTTAGAAGACGTCTCCTCGGAGGACGATTGGGGATCTAAATTGCCATCCCAGGTGGACCCGGTTCAGACATCGATCGCCCCGGACTCCCAGAACAATGGTCGTCAGGAAGGCTTGATTCCTTTGTCTGAAACGAGACCGTCCACCTCGCAACAGACGCAACCCGTCTTGATGGATGAGGAGTCTGAGAAGTTGTTTAGTATCCTGATTGTTGATGATGAGGCCATTAATTTACAGGTCTTGGTGAATCATCTATCCTTGGAAAATTATCATGTGACCCAAGCGAGCAATGGACCAGAAGCGTTAGACCTGATTGAGAATGGCTTTAAGCCTAATTTGGTATTACTTGATGTGATGATGCCCAAAATGACGGGCTATGAAGTAACTCAAAAAATTCGGAAGATCTATCCAGCTCATGAGTTACCCATTTTGTTATTAACGGCCAAAAATCGTCCAGAAGATGTGGTTGCCGGCTTACAGGAGGGTGCAAATGATTACTTAACAAAACCCGTCAGTAAACGGGAGCTGTTAGCTCGGATTCAAACCCATCTAGATTTATCGAATTTAAGCTTGGCTTATGCGAAGTTTGTTCCTAAACAATTTTTGCAGTTCTTGGATAAGTCAAGTATTCTTGATGTTGAATTAGGAGATACTGTTGAACGAGAAATGTCAATTATGTTCTCAGATATTCGTGATTTCACTAAATTGAGTGAGGCGATGAAGCCTGAAGATAATTTCAAGTTTATCAATGGCTACTTATCCCGGATGGAACCGGCAATTTTAGATAACAATGGCTTTATTGATAAGTATATTGGTGATGCTATCATGGCCTTGTTTGGGGGAACGGCTGATGATGCGGTTAGGGCGGCGATCGCCATGCTAGAAAATCTAGAGGACTATAATAGAACCCGCCAGCGACCTGGGCGCAGACCGATTAGAATCGGTATTGGCATTAATACGGGAACATTAATGTTGGGAACGGTGGGTGGGAAGCAACACATGAATAGTACAGCAATTAGCGATGCCGTCAATATCGCCTCACGGGTGGAAGGACTGACGAAAGTCTATGGAGTGTCTCTACTTATTTCTGAAGAAACATTTTTCAATTTAAATAATAGCTCAGACTACCACATTCGTCTAATTGACCGAGTTTTGGTTAGAGGAAAAACTCAGCCTACCTCCATATTTGAGGTGTTTGATGCCGATGTGGAGTCGGTGCGAATTGGCAAAGCGATAACCCGGACGAACTTTGAATTAGGCTTAGCCTATCTGCAAAGTGATAAGATTCAGGAAGCCGAAGATTTATTTATAGACTGCTTGACCCAAAATCCGACCGATCAGGCAGCAAAAATCTATCTAGAACGCTGCCAGCAAGCAAAATCTCCCTCCTAG
- a CDS encoding pentapeptide repeat-containing protein → MSYCVNPACPSPDNHDSAEQCVSCGSPLLLHGRYRAVKVLGQGGFGATFAARNVALPGEPVCAIKQLRVASNSPNVIDRARKLFEREAATLGKIGNHPQVPSLLDYFQIGGQFYLVQEYVKGLTLKQEVKRYGVFDEFKVRGVLDETLELLKYFQSQSVIHRDIKPANLIRRSIDSRLVFIDFGAVKDEVSHTAMFTDDDQAPNTSFAIGTPGFAPPEQMAMHPVFSSDIYALGATCLYLLSGKSPRRLGYDPLTGAITWRDRIEVSENLAYVLDKMLQPLISKRYKSPQQVLADLHYQPSELELADNSVPLQPQRVLESTHLDEAAEEMTQWGAQASEPQTELNPSETGLTDSEESWRTHLSDSDPLDATGLADTRLHRQKPRRLRSSFSQNSRERTQLNPTQLSGGTLARGRLTLAILKRDYFKGRRDFANCNLSGADLHELTLEGVNFNESKLVKTNLRGANLHKADLSQTGMNHANLRDADLSDAFMSYCNLGGADLRGADLTNAYLTYANLTGANLCGANLTNAKVTQEQLTSAKTNWRTILPDGKRGLFS, encoded by the coding sequence ATGAGTTATTGCGTTAATCCGGCCTGTCCGAGTCCTGACAATCACGACTCTGCTGAGCAATGTGTCAGTTGTGGTTCTCCACTACTACTCCACGGACGTTACCGAGCGGTCAAAGTCTTAGGACAAGGGGGGTTTGGTGCCACCTTTGCCGCTCGCAATGTGGCGTTACCCGGTGAACCCGTTTGTGCCATTAAACAATTACGGGTGGCCTCAAATAGTCCCAATGTCATTGATCGCGCTCGCAAACTGTTTGAGCGAGAGGCGGCGACGTTGGGAAAAATTGGCAATCATCCCCAAGTCCCCTCACTACTGGACTATTTTCAAATTGGCGGTCAGTTTTACCTGGTTCAGGAATATGTCAAGGGCCTGACCTTAAAGCAAGAAGTTAAACGCTATGGGGTCTTTGATGAGTTTAAAGTCCGGGGGGTACTCGATGAAACCCTGGAATTGCTGAAATACTTTCAAAGTCAATCGGTGATTCACCGGGATATTAAACCCGCCAATCTGATCCGTCGCAGTATTGACAGCCGCTTAGTCTTTATCGATTTTGGGGCCGTGAAGGATGAAGTCAGCCATACGGCCATGTTCACCGATGATGATCAGGCGCCGAATACTTCCTTTGCCATTGGAACACCAGGGTTTGCTCCCCCTGAACAAATGGCCATGCACCCGGTGTTTTCGAGTGATATTTATGCCTTAGGTGCCACCTGTCTCTATTTACTCTCTGGGAAGTCTCCCCGTCGCCTGGGGTATGACCCTTTGACGGGGGCCATTACCTGGCGCGATCGCATTGAGGTGAGTGAGAATCTGGCCTATGTCTTAGACAAGATGTTGCAACCGCTGATCTCGAAACGATATAAGTCACCGCAACAGGTGTTGGCTGATTTACATTACCAACCCTCAGAGTTGGAGTTGGCGGATAATTCTGTCCCCCTACAACCTCAACGAGTGCTAGAATCGACCCATCTCGACGAGGCAGCGGAGGAGATGACCCAATGGGGGGCCCAGGCATCTGAACCCCAAACGGAGTTAAATCCCTCCGAGACAGGGTTAACTGACTCAGAGGAGTCCTGGCGAACCCATTTATCCGATAGCGACCCCCTCGATGCAACAGGGTTAGCGGATACTCGCCTGCATCGGCAAAAGCCACGTCGCTTACGCAGTTCCTTTTCCCAAAACTCTCGGGAGCGCACTCAGCTGAATCCGACCCAACTCAGTGGCGGAACCCTGGCCCGGGGCCGTCTGACTCTGGCTATTCTTAAACGAGATTATTTCAAAGGACGGCGCGATTTCGCCAATTGTAATTTGAGTGGCGCCGATTTACATGAGTTAACCCTAGAGGGGGTCAATTTTAATGAAAGTAAGCTCGTTAAAACCAATTTACGGGGCGCCAATTTGCATAAAGCCGATTTAAGTCAAACGGGGATGAATCACGCTAATCTGCGCGATGCGGATCTCAGTGATGCCTTTATGAGTTATTGCAACTTAGGTGGGGCCGATTTACGGGGTGCGGATTTGACGAACGCCTACTTAACCTATGCCAACTTAACCGGCGCTAATCTCTGTGGTGCTAATCTGACCAACGCTAAGGTGACTCAGGAACAGTTAACCTCCGCCAAAACCAATTGGCGCACGATCCTCCCTGATGGGAAACGGGGTCTGTTTTCCTGA
- a CDS encoding S-adenosyl-l-methionine hydroxide adenosyltransferase family protein — MFSRRHLTLLTDFGERDGYVGILKGAIAKIEPSLAVTDITHDIPPQDILAARFCLANAYPFFPKETVHIAVVDPGVGTSRRGVAIQLEDGFLIGPDNGIFDGVLRQHQDKILAAVELTEVKYWRTPEPSQTFHARDIFATVGAHVATGVRVDRLGVAIDPDSLTRLSFPDPQWQEKHVSGVIQYCDRFGNLITNIPSDELAGQSWHVEAASREIPQGESYMSAKENDVVAIASRHGWLELAAYQRSAKEQLGLKVGDPLTVVFS; from the coding sequence ATGTTTTCCCGACGACATTTAACCTTATTGACGGATTTTGGTGAGCGTGATGGCTATGTGGGGATTCTCAAAGGGGCGATCGCCAAAATTGAACCCTCGTTGGCGGTGACGGATATTACCCATGACATCCCCCCTCAAGATATTCTGGCGGCCCGGTTTTGCCTGGCTAATGCCTATCCCTTTTTTCCCAAGGAGACGGTGCATATTGCCGTCGTCGACCCCGGTGTGGGAACCTCACGGCGCGGGGTGGCGATTCAACTCGAAGATGGCTTTCTCATCGGCCCCGATAATGGCATTTTTGATGGGGTGCTACGGCAGCATCAGGATAAGATTCTGGCCGCGGTGGAGTTGACAGAGGTGAAATATTGGCGCACGCCTGAACCCAGTCAGACGTTCCACGCACGAGATATTTTTGCCACCGTTGGCGCTCATGTGGCGACGGGAGTACGAGTCGATCGCCTGGGGGTGGCTATTGACCCCGATAGTTTAACCCGCTTGTCGTTCCCTGACCCCCAATGGCAAGAGAAGCACGTCTCGGGGGTGATTCAATACTGCGATCGCTTCGGGAATTTGATTACAAACATTCCCTCGGATGAGTTGGCGGGACAGTCTTGGCACGTCGAGGCCGCCTCCCGTGAGATTCCCCAGGGGGAAAGTTATATGAGTGCCAAAGAAAACGACGTTGTGGCGATCGCCTCCCGTCATGGCTGGCTGGAGTTAGCGGCCTATCAACGCAGTGCCAAGGAGCAGTTGGGGTTAAAAGTGGGTGATCCCCTGACGGTGGTTTTCTCATGA